The following proteins are co-located in the Fimbriiglobus ruber genome:
- a CDS encoding lactonase family protein, with protein MNSTLRTRSRLGVENLEDRAVPASLSPGSLLNGVQLAPPAGVGATVANVYVETNNPATGQNAVLGFHRQSDGSLTQFGTYATGGTGQLNVPKVVGPDDGDQEVVATPDGRFVFAVNEGSGSVTGFKIGQNGALTRVGTFDTGGVQPDSIGIAGDRLYVANRGDASATHPGTVAPSIVGFDIGTGGDLTPVPNSTVTFPVGTFVTQTLISRDGRFLFAEVASLAGAPQGNTLAPFQILQNGDLQLAPGGDVAAGTNASLILGAAANPNLNIVYSGITAGGRVGVFTYDETGRTSFVGASADQGHAPCWCTVSADGRVLYVANTATDSIGVYSLANPLNPVQIQEFSLGGPHLPVGGTGNTQSQAFQISLDPTGKSLYVISQSDNTAFQQGNQLHTLAVARDGTLTEPNAPIIFAPSDVPANAHPQGIAVVPVTVPPKTGRPGGDRNTGSGRGQSGVSSPFQNNRGNGNQGNDSGYRVGAGISAFDFGDESGSHFREW; from the coding sequence GTGAACAGCACTCTCCGGACTCGCTCCCGCCTCGGCGTCGAAAACCTGGAAGACCGTGCGGTGCCGGCGTCCCTGTCGCCCGGCAGCCTCTTGAATGGCGTTCAGTTGGCTCCCCCCGCGGGTGTCGGCGCGACCGTCGCGAACGTGTACGTGGAGACGAACAACCCGGCCACCGGGCAGAATGCCGTACTCGGCTTCCACCGCCAATCGGACGGCAGTCTGACCCAGTTCGGCACGTATGCGACCGGCGGTACCGGCCAACTCAACGTCCCGAAAGTCGTCGGCCCGGACGACGGCGATCAGGAGGTGGTCGCCACGCCCGACGGTCGGTTCGTCTTCGCCGTGAACGAAGGAAGTGGGTCCGTCACGGGGTTCAAAATCGGCCAAAACGGGGCGCTAACCCGCGTCGGGACGTTTGACACCGGCGGCGTCCAGCCCGACAGCATCGGGATCGCCGGGGACCGGTTGTACGTCGCCAACCGCGGCGACGCCTCGGCCACCCACCCGGGGACCGTGGCCCCGAGCATCGTCGGGTTCGACATCGGAACGGGCGGCGACTTGACTCCGGTCCCGAACTCGACCGTCACCTTCCCGGTCGGCACGTTCGTCACGCAAACGCTGATCTCGCGGGACGGCCGGTTCCTGTTCGCCGAGGTCGCGAGCCTGGCGGGCGCCCCGCAGGGAAACACCCTGGCCCCGTTCCAGATCCTGCAAAATGGCGATCTCCAACTGGCCCCGGGCGGGGACGTGGCTGCCGGGACCAACGCGTCACTGATTTTGGGCGCGGCCGCGAATCCGAACCTGAACATTGTCTACTCCGGAATCACGGCTGGCGGTCGAGTCGGCGTCTTCACATACGACGAAACCGGGCGCACCTCGTTCGTCGGCGCGTCGGCCGACCAGGGGCACGCGCCGTGTTGGTGTACGGTGAGTGCCGACGGGCGTGTGCTGTACGTCGCCAACACCGCCACCGATTCGATCGGGGTTTACTCGCTGGCCAACCCGTTGAACCCAGTGCAGATCCAGGAATTCTCACTCGGCGGCCCGCACCTGCCAGTCGGCGGCACCGGAAACACCCAGTCGCAAGCGTTTCAGATTTCGCTCGATCCCACCGGAAAATCCCTGTACGTCATCAGTCAGTCCGACAACACCGCTTTCCAGCAAGGGAACCAACTTCACACCCTGGCGGTCGCCCGCGACGGAACGTTGACCGAGCCGAACGCCCCGATCATCTTCGCGCCGTCGGACGTGCCGGCGAACGCCCACCCGCAAGGAATCGCAGTGGTGCCGGTCACGGTCCCACCGAAGACGGGCCGCCCGGGTGGGGACCGAAATACCGGGTCGGGTCGGGGTCAGTCGGGAGTTTCTTCGCCCTTTCAGAACAACCGTGGGAACGGCAATCAAGGGAATGACTCCGGTTATCGAGTCGGAGCAGGCATCAGTGCCTTCGACTTCGGCGACGAGAGTGGTAGCCATTTTCGTGAGTGGTGA
- a CDS encoding sigma-70 family RNA polymerase sigma factor has protein sequence MPMTGDYPVDLPAGHPASDPRVWVERYGDYLYRFALAKIRRPDEAEDIVQDTLLAAWRGRAEFAGRASERSWLTAILKRKVVDHLRRRVRERTDPIPDDRGSTGDPFNRWGKWKTPPGNWGQHGPGEELNREEFWATMHDCMGKLPRRLHDAFALRYLDERGAEDVCEDMGLTTTNLWVMLHRARLKMWQCLSENWFGHEPEGGEQAC, from the coding sequence ATGCCGATGACTGGCGATTACCCTGTCGACCTGCCCGCGGGGCACCCGGCCAGCGATCCGCGGGTCTGGGTCGAGCGGTACGGGGACTACCTGTACCGTTTCGCGCTGGCCAAGATCCGGCGGCCGGACGAGGCGGAAGACATCGTCCAGGACACCCTCCTTGCGGCGTGGCGAGGGCGGGCGGAATTCGCCGGGCGGGCGTCCGAGCGGAGTTGGCTGACCGCCATCCTCAAGCGGAAAGTCGTCGACCACCTGCGCCGGCGCGTCCGAGAGCGGACCGACCCGATTCCCGACGACCGCGGGTCAACCGGCGATCCGTTCAACCGCTGGGGCAAATGGAAGACGCCGCCCGGCAATTGGGGTCAACACGGACCGGGCGAGGAACTGAACCGCGAGGAGTTCTGGGCCACGATGCACGACTGCATGGGCAAACTCCCGCGGCGGCTCCACGACGCCTTCGCGCTGCGCTACCTGGACGAGCGGGGTGCCGAGGACGTTTGCGAGGACATGGGGCTCACCACGACAAACCTGTGGGTGATGTTGCACCGGGCGCGGCTGAAGATGTGGCAATGCCTGTCCGAGAACTGGTTCGGGCACGAGCCGGAAGGCGGGGAGCAGGCATGTTAA
- a CDS encoding zf-HC2 domain-containing protein: MLTCERAVERLSLSLDGSLPLVEKAQLHLHLLACGHCRRFRRQVLVLDTAFRTDATGPVVPDDVRLPEDARQRITSELGRQVVDDS; the protein is encoded by the coding sequence ATGTTAACTTGCGAGCGTGCGGTCGAACGACTCTCCCTCTCGTTGGACGGGTCATTGCCTCTAGTTGAGAAGGCGCAACTGCATTTGCATTTGCTCGCGTGCGGCCATTGCCGCCGGTTCCGGCGGCAGGTCTTGGTTCTCGATACCGCCTTTCGTACCGACGCGACCGGCCCGGTCGTGCCGGACGACGTGCGGTTGCCCGAAGACGCTCGGCAGCGAATCACTTCTGAATTGGGGCGACAGGTCGTCGACGATTCGTGA
- a CDS encoding cytochrome b/b6 domain-containing protein — translation MTRLEHKHDRAVRYFHWINAPVLAVMIWSGLLIYWAYDPYQIQVGGVVLLKFFPVWFYKTLDLESGLATGMAYHFAFMWVFAINGLLYVSYTFWSGHWRELRPSRRTPIEAFHVVLHDLKLRRTPLPPGKFNAAQRLAYTGVVMMGAGSLVTGLAVYKPTQLAFLTTVLGGYQAARLEHFALTIGYGLFFVVHIAQVVRAGWNNFRSMATGYELVPVVGEGRTDVVAATAC, via the coding sequence ATGACGCGCCTGGAACATAAACACGATCGCGCGGTTCGTTACTTCCACTGGATCAACGCGCCCGTGCTGGCGGTCATGATTTGGAGCGGATTGCTCATCTACTGGGCTTACGACCCGTACCAAATTCAAGTCGGCGGGGTCGTGCTGCTGAAGTTTTTCCCGGTCTGGTTTTATAAGACGCTCGATCTGGAATCGGGATTGGCCACCGGAATGGCTTACCATTTCGCGTTCATGTGGGTCTTCGCGATCAACGGCTTGCTTTACGTGTCGTACACCTTCTGGTCGGGCCACTGGCGCGAACTCCGACCCTCGCGGCGGACCCCGATCGAGGCGTTTCACGTCGTTCTCCACGACTTGAAGCTGCGCCGAACTCCCCTGCCGCCGGGCAAGTTTAACGCCGCGCAGAGGCTGGCATACACGGGCGTCGTTATGATGGGGGCCGGGTCGCTCGTCACGGGCCTGGCCGTCTACAAGCCGACGCAGCTCGCTTTTTTGACGACCGTTCTCGGCGGCTATCAGGCCGCGCGGCTCGAACACTTTGCCCTGACGATCGGGTACGGTCTCTTTTTCGTCGTTCACATTGCCCAGGTGGTTCGGGCCGGATGGAACAACTTCCGCAGCATGGCGACCGGGTACGAACTCGTCCCCGTCGTCGGGGAGGGCCGGACCGATGTCGTCGCCGCAACCGCCTGCTAA
- a CDS encoding molybdopterin-dependent oxidoreductase, producing the protein MTTEFKCIEGWSRVVNWGGVRLADFLTENHLGRKPSGEWYPYVSLSTPDGEYYVGLDIASVLHPQTLLCDSMNGEPLPANHGGPLRLVIAVKYGIKNIKWLSRIRFQNDLPADYWAERGYDWYAGL; encoded by the coding sequence ATGACGACCGAGTTCAAGTGCATCGAGGGCTGGAGCCGGGTGGTCAACTGGGGCGGGGTGCGGCTGGCGGACTTCCTGACCGAAAACCACCTCGGACGCAAGCCGAGCGGCGAGTGGTATCCTTACGTTTCCCTGTCGACGCCCGACGGCGAGTACTACGTCGGCCTGGACATCGCGAGTGTACTGCACCCACAGACGCTGCTCTGCGACTCCATGAATGGCGAACCCCTGCCCGCGAACCACGGCGGCCCACTCAGACTCGTGATCGCCGTGAAGTACGGGATCAAGAACATCAAATGGCTGAGCCGGATACGCTTCCAAAATGACCTTCCGGCCGATTACTGGGCCGAACGCGGATACGACTGGTATGCCGGCCTGTAA
- a CDS encoding MazG nucleotide pyrophosphohydrolase domain-containing protein, with protein sequence MTLEQLQQRIRDLYGAKDSSRGVEGTFMWFMEEVGELSAALRGGTHDERVLEFADVLAWLATLANCVGVDLTEAVRLKYGTGCPGCGRTPCTCNVTEKP encoded by the coding sequence ATGACCCTTGAGCAGCTGCAGCAGCGGATTCGCGACCTGTACGGCGCAAAAGATTCGAGCCGCGGCGTCGAAGGTACCTTTATGTGGTTTATGGAGGAGGTCGGCGAATTGTCGGCGGCCCTCCGCGGCGGCACGCACGACGAACGGGTTCTAGAGTTCGCCGACGTACTGGCATGGCTGGCCACGCTGGCGAATTGTGTGGGCGTGGATCTCACCGAAGCCGTCCGGCTCAAGTACGGGACCGGGTGCCCCGGGTGCGGGCGAACGCCGTGTACCTGTAACGT